One part of the Phacochoerus africanus isolate WHEZ1 chromosome 7, ROS_Pafr_v1, whole genome shotgun sequence genome encodes these proteins:
- the RASSF8 gene encoding ras association domain-containing protein 8 isoform X2, with the protein MELKVWVDGVQRIVCGVTEVTTCQEVVIALAQAIGRTGRYTLIEKWRDTERHLAPHENPIISLNKWGQYASDVQLILRRTGPSLSERPTSDSVARIPERTLYRQSLPPLAKLRPQIDKTIKRREPKRKSLTFTGGAKGLMDIFGKGKETEFKQKVLNNCKTTADELKKLIRLQTEKLQSIEKELESNEIEIRFWEQKYNSNLEEEIVRLEQKIKRNDVEIEEEEFWENELQIEQENEKQLKDQLQEIRQKITECESKLKDYLAQIQTMESGLEAEKLQREVQEAQVNEEEVKGKIGKVRGEIDIQGQQSLRLENGIKAVERSLGQATKRLQLETCLSL; encoded by the exons ATGGAACTTAAAGTATGGGTGGACGGAGTTCAGAGGATTGTTTGTGGGGTCACTGAAGTCACAACTTGCCAGGAAGTTGTCATAGCCCTAGCTCAAGCAATAG gtcGAACTGGAAGGTACACTCTTATAGAAAAATGGAGAGATACTGAAAGACATTTAGCACCTCATGAAAATCCTATCATATCCTTAAACAAATGGGGGCAGTATGCTAGTGATGTGCAGCTGATTTTACGTCGAACTGGGCCATCTCTCAGCGAGCGACCCACATCAGATAGTGTGGCTCGAATTCCTGAAAGAACTTTATACAGGCAGAGTTTACCCCCCTTAGCCAAACTGAGGCCTCAGATTGACAAAACGATCAAAAGGAGAGAAcctaaaaggaaatcattaacaTTTACAGGAGGTGCCAAAGGATTAATGGACATTTTtggaaaaggtaaagaaactgaatttaagCAAAAGGTGCTGAATAACTGCAAAACCACAGCAGATGAGTTAAAGAAACTGATCCGTTTGCAGACAGAGAAGCTCCAATCTATTGAGAAAGAGCTAGaatcaaatgaaatagaaatacgATTCTGGGAGCAAAAATATAATTCTAACCTAGAAGAGGAAATTGTCCGCCTGGAGCAAAAGATCAAAAGAAATGATGTagaaattgaagaggaagaatTTTGGGAAAATGAATTACAGATtgaacaggaaaatgaaaaacagctgAAAGATCAACTtcaagaaataagacaaaaaataacagaatgtGAGAGTAAATTAAAGGACTATTTGGCTCAAATCCAGACTATGGAAAGTGGTCTTGAGGCAGAAAAATTGCAACGGGAAGTTCAAGAGGCACAAGTCAATGAAGAAGAGGTTAAAGGAAAGATTGGTAAGGTTAGAGGGGAAATTGACATTCAAGGCCAGCAGAGTCTGAGGCTAGAAAACGGTATTAAAGCTGTGGAAAGATCTCTTGGGCAAGCCACCAAACGATTACag TTGGAAACCTGCCTTAGTTTATAA